A window from Acinonyx jubatus isolate Ajub_Pintada_27869175 chromosome E1, VMU_Ajub_asm_v1.0, whole genome shotgun sequence encodes these proteins:
- the PTRH2 gene encoding peptidyl-tRNA hydrolase 2, mitochondrial, with the protein MLSKSLVMEYLAHPGALSVAAGVACGMCLGWGLRVRFGRTPKSSVSEIDTETGSEASILGESGEYKMILVVRNDLKMGKGKVAAQCSHAAVSAYKQIQRRNPELLKQWEYCGQPKVVVKAPDEETLVELLTHAKMLGLTVSLIQDAGRTQIAPGSRTVLGIGPGPADLIDKVTGHLKLY; encoded by the coding sequence atgCTCTCCAAATCCTTGGTGATGGAATATTTGGCTCATCCTGGTGCACTTAGCGTGGCTGCCGGAGTTGCTTGTGGCATGTGCCTGGGTTGGGGTCTCCGTGTACGCTTTGGGAGGACTCCCAAAAGCTCAGTGAGCGAGATAGACACAGAGACTGGAAGTGAAGCAAGCATCTTAGGAGAAAGTGGGGAGTACAAAATGATTCTTGTGGTTCGAAATGACTTGAAGATGGGAAAAGGGAAAGTAGCTGCCCAGTGCTCTCATGCTGCTGTTTCTGCCTACAAGCAAATTCAAAGAAGAAACCCTGAATTGCTCAAACAATGGGAATACTGTGGCCAGCCCAAAGTGGTGGTCAAAGCCCCTGATGAAGAAACTCTGGTTGAATTATTGACCCATGCAAAAATGCTAGGACTGACTGTAAGTTTGATCCAAGATGCTGGACGTACTCAAATTGCACCTGGTTCTAGAACTGTCCTGGGAATTGGGCCAGGACCAGCAGATCTAATTGACAAAGTCACTGGTCACCTAAAACTTTACTAG